One Carassius gibelio isolate Cgi1373 ecotype wild population from Czech Republic chromosome B18, carGib1.2-hapl.c, whole genome shotgun sequence DNA segment encodes these proteins:
- the LOC127977526 gene encoding homeobox protein BarH-like 2 isoform X1, giving the protein MHCQAELRVASSAQLKAARRRYKTFMIDEILSKETCDYFEKLSLYSVCPSLIVRPKPLHSCSAGSAPLRSYPLLSVITHQPPSSLPQISQPSPHLTLLSPQHPLSSEPTASETPVSISSESETEHSTPRLKKPRRSRTIFTELQLLGLEKKFQKQKYLSTPDRLDLAQTLGLTQLQVKTWYQNRRMKWKKMVLKGGHEAPTKPKGRPKKNSIPTTEEIEAQERLAAKLVEEERLRAGAEDEVFQSQPQDLSTSATSESVCPEIPEQEQAPPSPSEAMTTS; this is encoded by the exons ATGCACTGTCAAGCCGAGCTGAGAGTCGCGAGCAGCGCGCAGCTGAAAGCCGCCAGAAGACGATACAAGACTTTCATGATCGACGAGATCCTCTCCAAGGAAACTTGTGATTACTTCGAGAAACTTTCTCTTTACTCGGTTTGCCCCTCTTTAATCGTCAGACCCAAACCTCTGCATTCATGCTCGG CAGGCTCTGCTCCTCTGAGATCGTACCCTCTCCTGTCTGTGATCACACACCAGCCGCCCAGCAGCCTCCCGCAGATCTCTCAGCCGTCTCCTCACCTGACCCTTCTGTCACCCCAACACCCGCTGAGCTCCGAGCCCACGGCCAGCGAGACGCCCGTCAGCATCAGCAGCGAATCAGAGACGGAGCACAGCACCCCGCGGCTGAAGAAACCCCGCCGCAGCCGCACCATCTTCACCGAGCTGCAGCTGCTGGGCCTGGAGAAGAAGTTCCAGAAACAGAAATATCTCTCCACTCCAGACAG ATTGGACCTGGCTCAGACTCTGGGACTCACACAGCTCCAGGTGAAGACATGGTACCAGAACAGACGCATGAAATGGAAGAAAATG GTGCTAAAAGGAGGACACGAGGCTCCTACCAAGCCCAAAGGCCGACCAAAGAAGAACTCCATCCCAACCACAGAGGAGATCGAGGCCCAGGAACGGCTTGCGGCCAAACTAGTGGAGGAGGAGAGGCTACGAGCCGGAGCGGAAGATGAGGTCTTCCAATCCCAACCTCAAGATCTCAGTACGTCCGCTACATCCGAGTCTGTCTGTCCAGAAATCCCGGAGCAAGAACAAGCCCCTCCATCTCCATCAGAAGCAATGACGACCAGCTAA
- the LOC127977526 gene encoding homeobox protein BarH-like 2 isoform X2, which yields MHCQAELRVASSAQLKAARRRYKTFMIDEILSKETCDYFEKLSLYSVCPSLIVRPKPLHSCSGSAPLRSYPLLSVITHQPPSSLPQISQPSPHLTLLSPQHPLSSEPTASETPVSISSESETEHSTPRLKKPRRSRTIFTELQLLGLEKKFQKQKYLSTPDRLDLAQTLGLTQLQVKTWYQNRRMKWKKMVLKGGHEAPTKPKGRPKKNSIPTTEEIEAQERLAAKLVEEERLRAGAEDEVFQSQPQDLSTSATSESVCPEIPEQEQAPPSPSEAMTTS from the exons ATGCACTGTCAAGCCGAGCTGAGAGTCGCGAGCAGCGCGCAGCTGAAAGCCGCCAGAAGACGATACAAGACTTTCATGATCGACGAGATCCTCTCCAAGGAAACTTGTGATTACTTCGAGAAACTTTCTCTTTACTCGGTTTGCCCCTCTTTAATCGTCAGACCCAAACCTCTGCATTCATGCTCGG GCTCTGCTCCTCTGAGATCGTACCCTCTCCTGTCTGTGATCACACACCAGCCGCCCAGCAGCCTCCCGCAGATCTCTCAGCCGTCTCCTCACCTGACCCTTCTGTCACCCCAACACCCGCTGAGCTCCGAGCCCACGGCCAGCGAGACGCCCGTCAGCATCAGCAGCGAATCAGAGACGGAGCACAGCACCCCGCGGCTGAAGAAACCCCGCCGCAGCCGCACCATCTTCACCGAGCTGCAGCTGCTGGGCCTGGAGAAGAAGTTCCAGAAACAGAAATATCTCTCCACTCCAGACAG ATTGGACCTGGCTCAGACTCTGGGACTCACACAGCTCCAGGTGAAGACATGGTACCAGAACAGACGCATGAAATGGAAGAAAATG GTGCTAAAAGGAGGACACGAGGCTCCTACCAAGCCCAAAGGCCGACCAAAGAAGAACTCCATCCCAACCACAGAGGAGATCGAGGCCCAGGAACGGCTTGCGGCCAAACTAGTGGAGGAGGAGAGGCTACGAGCCGGAGCGGAAGATGAGGTCTTCCAATCCCAACCTCAAGATCTCAGTACGTCCGCTACATCCGAGTCTGTCTGTCCAGAAATCCCGGAGCAAGAACAAGCCCCTCCATCTCCATCAGAAGCAATGACGACCAGCTAA